In Puniceicoccus vermicola, a single window of DNA contains:
- a CDS encoding sodium:solute symporter family protein, with protein sequence MHYLDWIIVTIPVLTVLAIGIKARSHVKGVADFLAGGRVAGRYVLCVSAGEAAIGLISVIGMFEYYFRSGVSLYFWQHMAELAGLIMALTGFMIYRYRETRALTMAQFFEVRYSRKFRIFTGMLAFVSGVVNYALFPAVGGRFLIYYCGLPDTFPLFGFDVNTFGFMMAFFLSIALAIVLMGGQLTTMVTDCVQGLFGYIGFGIITICIFCIFSFSQIGEAMLDRPAGESFLNPFDTGNFTDFNLLYVIIGLIGLVYGRMSWQGTQGFNAAATSPHEQKMAAVLGTWRSGFTYITIILMALAAYTFMNHPDFSAGASGVQQELSARINFENPTVTETIRNQMLVPVALREIFPIGVTGIFVAMMVFLLVSTDTSYLHSWGSIFIQDVVMPLRKKPITPKRQILYLRLAILGIAIFAWFFSMYFGQVTYILMFFALTGSIYVGGAGIVIIGGLYSRRGTTAGAWAGMLTGATLGVTGFLGQKYWSEYIYPWLNTNAPDFLASLKTNLEGLGSALPFVNWEVNPLYFPISGQEVLLLTIVSSTLVYIVVSLLTCREPFNLEKMLHRGKYNREHVAAVKPLQKRSWVGRVVGIDGEYSRGDRILAWAVFYYTAFKLVTFLYVVIANTVFGVWTDKTWLWYFKYFTLPVLLGVGGITSIWFFIGGTWDLTRLFRNLKNIKRNVLDNGQVIGNQNAEDVDFIEQTNSDEKSVNKSES encoded by the coding sequence ATGCACTATCTAGACTGGATTATCGTCACGATCCCTGTCCTTACCGTCCTTGCCATTGGAATCAAGGCGAGGTCCCACGTTAAGGGAGTCGCCGACTTCCTGGCTGGAGGGCGCGTTGCGGGTCGCTATGTTCTTTGCGTTTCTGCCGGAGAGGCCGCGATCGGCCTGATCTCCGTCATCGGGATGTTTGAATATTACTTCCGCTCCGGAGTCTCTCTCTACTTCTGGCAGCATATGGCCGAACTCGCGGGGCTGATCATGGCCTTGACCGGATTCATGATCTACCGCTACCGGGAAACCCGGGCCCTGACTATGGCTCAGTTCTTCGAGGTGCGTTATTCCCGCAAATTCCGTATCTTCACGGGGATGCTCGCCTTCGTGTCCGGGGTGGTCAATTACGCTCTCTTCCCCGCGGTTGGAGGCCGATTCTTAATCTACTACTGCGGGCTGCCGGACACATTCCCTCTTTTCGGGTTCGATGTAAATACGTTCGGCTTCATGATGGCGTTCTTCCTCTCGATTGCTCTGGCCATCGTGCTGATGGGAGGCCAATTGACCACGATGGTCACTGACTGCGTCCAAGGTCTCTTCGGTTATATTGGGTTCGGAATTATCACCATCTGCATCTTCTGCATCTTCTCCTTCTCCCAAATCGGGGAGGCCATGCTGGATCGACCTGCCGGTGAGTCTTTTCTCAATCCTTTCGACACCGGGAACTTCACCGATTTCAACTTGCTCTATGTGATCATCGGATTGATCGGTCTGGTCTACGGTCGTATGTCCTGGCAGGGCACCCAAGGCTTCAACGCCGCCGCGACCTCGCCACACGAACAGAAAATGGCCGCAGTGCTCGGCACCTGGCGATCAGGCTTCACCTACATCACCATTATCCTGATGGCGCTGGCCGCCTACACCTTCATGAATCACCCGGACTTCAGCGCCGGGGCTTCCGGAGTCCAGCAGGAGCTCAGTGCTCGAATCAATTTCGAAAACCCAACGGTAACGGAAACGATCCGCAATCAAATGCTCGTCCCCGTTGCCCTACGCGAGATTTTCCCCATCGGGGTCACCGGAATATTCGTCGCGATGATGGTGTTCCTCTTGGTGAGCACGGATACGAGTTACCTCCACTCGTGGGGCAGTATCTTCATTCAGGATGTGGTCATGCCTCTGCGCAAGAAGCCGATCACTCCCAAAAGACAAATCCTCTACCTGCGATTGGCGATCCTCGGTATTGCGATCTTCGCCTGGTTCTTCAGTATGTATTTTGGGCAAGTTACCTACATTCTCATGTTCTTCGCCCTGACGGGTTCGATCTATGTGGGAGGTGCGGGGATTGTCATCATCGGAGGGCTCTACAGCCGCCGGGGCACCACCGCCGGAGCCTGGGCGGGCATGCTCACCGGAGCGACTTTGGGAGTGACTGGATTTCTCGGACAAAAATATTGGTCGGAGTACATCTATCCCTGGCTCAATACCAACGCTCCCGACTTCCTTGCATCCCTCAAAACCAATCTGGAGGGTCTGGGGTCAGCCCTTCCCTTTGTAAACTGGGAAGTGAATCCGCTCTATTTCCCGATTTCGGGCCAAGAGGTTCTTCTTCTTACGATCGTCAGCTCGACCCTCGTCTACATCGTCGTCTCGTTACTCACCTGCCGCGAGCCCTTCAACCTGGAGAAGATGCTCCACCGCGGAAAATACAACCGCGAGCACGTAGCCGCAGTCAAACCGCTTCAAAAACGCTCATGGGTTGGACGCGTGGTTGGCATCGACGGTGAATACTCCCGCGGAGACCGCATCCTCGCTTGGGCCGTTTTCTATTACACGGCATTCAAGCTCGTGACCTTCCTCTATGTGGTCATCGCCAATACGGTCTTCGGAGTCTGGACTGACAAGACTTGGCTCTGGTATTTCAAATACTTCACACTTCCCGTCCTGCTCGGCGTCGGCGGAATCACCTCCATCTGGTTCTTCATTGGAGGCACTTGGGATCTCACACGCCTGTTCCGCAACTTGAAGAACATCAAGCGCAACGTCCTCGACAACGGACAGGTAATTGGCAACCAGAATGCCGAGGATGTGGATTTCATTGAGCAGACGAACTCCGACGAGAAAAGCGTGAACAAAAGCGAAAGCTGA
- a CDS encoding ROK family protein: MTEFTEQSATNGFLGWNSLVTPLDKGFRPAALDLALYRRRQKNSKESAPLIIAIGRPNGVVSRYETSILHKSDAESRAYAEWVAQFMLWSRGGSTLYVEATREIEDHIASQFRPEGPHAFALQLMEKIYQSPFAVILCEPGESPMDRGTPCHWGSQNNGCRLGVDLGGSEIKIVAVQDGETAFQGRFPWSPTEFNDVSSCFQFLLSVFNEASSSLPHLDAIGISTAGVVDENQLMVSNLVRGIGPDQNSRVQGIFSDLATALGVPITVTNDGEASALAGMEAIQEGSTLGMTLGTSLACGYTNAKNHLTGWINELAFASIDSNPEAPLDDWSGYRGVGGSYFSINAVDRLLDASGIELDPGLPLQDRLATARGLAEEKNERAVNIYRTIGGYLAATIPLFTEFYDVRNIVLMGGVTSGNGGEIIHKYATATLKKLFPDCAKKVKLHILASNRRRMSQAKTAATLPEITVERFRPNPSSVLLEGIQL; this comes from the coding sequence ATGACCGAATTCACAGAACAAAGTGCCACGAACGGATTCCTTGGTTGGAATTCGCTGGTCACGCCTTTGGACAAAGGATTTCGACCCGCTGCTCTCGACCTAGCCCTCTACCGTCGCCGACAAAAAAACTCGAAGGAGAGCGCCCCACTCATCATCGCAATCGGTCGGCCCAACGGAGTTGTGTCACGATACGAAACTTCGATCCTCCACAAGTCTGATGCTGAATCGCGGGCTTACGCTGAATGGGTTGCTCAATTCATGCTTTGGTCCCGGGGAGGGTCGACTCTCTACGTTGAAGCCACACGAGAGATCGAAGACCACATCGCGAGTCAATTTAGACCGGAAGGGCCTCATGCCTTTGCACTGCAATTGATGGAGAAGATTTATCAAAGCCCCTTTGCGGTCATTCTTTGTGAACCGGGGGAATCACCTATGGATCGCGGAACCCCTTGCCATTGGGGATCCCAAAACAACGGATGCCGTCTCGGCGTCGATTTAGGAGGGAGCGAGATCAAGATCGTCGCCGTTCAGGATGGTGAAACGGCATTCCAAGGGCGCTTTCCTTGGTCGCCGACGGAATTCAATGACGTTTCCAGTTGTTTCCAATTTCTTCTGAGTGTTTTCAATGAGGCCTCCTCCTCGCTCCCCCATCTCGATGCCATCGGCATCAGTACGGCAGGAGTCGTGGACGAGAATCAATTGATGGTCTCGAATTTGGTGAGAGGGATTGGCCCGGACCAAAACTCGAGAGTCCAAGGCATTTTTTCCGATCTCGCTACGGCCTTAGGCGTACCGATTACAGTGACCAATGATGGAGAAGCCTCCGCCCTCGCCGGCATGGAGGCCATTCAGGAAGGTTCCACTCTGGGGATGACTCTGGGCACGAGTCTCGCCTGCGGCTACACCAACGCAAAGAACCATTTGACGGGATGGATCAACGAGCTCGCGTTCGCCTCAATCGACTCGAACCCCGAGGCTCCCCTTGATGACTGGTCTGGATATCGTGGCGTCGGAGGTTCCTATTTCTCAATCAACGCGGTCGATCGCCTTTTGGACGCGTCGGGAATCGAACTGGACCCGGGGTTGCCTCTCCAGGACCGACTGGCGACGGCTCGGGGACTTGCGGAAGAGAAGAATGAGCGGGCAGTAAACATCTACCGAACGATCGGCGGTTACCTAGCCGCTACCATTCCACTATTCACAGAATTCTACGACGTCCGAAATATCGTCTTGATGGGAGGGGTGACCAGCGGGAACGGTGGAGAAATTATCCACAAGTATGCCACCGCCACCCTGAAAAAACTTTTCCCTGACTGTGCAAAGAAGGTCAAACTGCATATCCTCGCCAGCAACAGGCGCCGGATGAGCCAAGCAAAGACCGCGGCGACTTTACCCGAGATCACAGTGGAACGATTTCGCCCCAATCCATCCTCTGTCCTTTTGGAGGGAATCCAATTATGA
- a CDS encoding substrate-binding domain-containing protein, producing the protein MPRKKGKQVIKLEKELTELLKDGNWEDSDPLPVTRELAEKFDVSNVTVHRVLRKFSNEGLLWRSDSGRYFLPSGREMMERPKPVFCLVRELTARHVSYRLMLQGFSRQCAEARRSLLFPSDVGLVNLTEPEEPPQFQNSSAQLKSFRRVLRTNPQKQHGFLLDHLWHEDVLGHCADELPNAVILWRSTNVESISSVSIDFEAAAHQAISHLLQQKYERIIIAIPFEGDSAVDQMAEAGAKAASELTQFKPEDICMATNDRERQQLVESIRNAPERIGIFCIEDSVCKLLLDTIRLAGIRCPEKVGIISGMGTEIAHWGGLSTVEIPFVEMGAVAGKLIGSRTKGKKVLPTKVIRNLTT; encoded by the coding sequence ATGCCACGAAAAAAAGGGAAGCAAGTCATCAAACTGGAGAAGGAACTCACGGAGCTCCTCAAGGACGGCAACTGGGAAGACAGCGATCCCCTACCCGTGACCCGCGAACTGGCCGAAAAATTTGATGTCTCCAACGTGACGGTTCACCGGGTTCTGCGCAAATTTAGCAACGAAGGGCTTCTCTGGCGAAGCGACAGCGGCCGTTACTTTTTGCCAAGTGGTCGCGAAATGATGGAACGCCCCAAACCGGTTTTCTGCCTCGTCCGCGAACTAACCGCCAGGCATGTCAGCTACCGGCTCATGCTCCAGGGGTTCAGCAGGCAGTGTGCGGAAGCGCGCCGGAGTCTGCTCTTTCCATCGGATGTCGGCCTCGTGAATCTGACCGAACCGGAAGAGCCACCTCAGTTCCAGAACTCCTCGGCGCAACTCAAGTCTTTCCGCCGAGTCCTGCGCACCAATCCACAAAAGCAGCACGGGTTTCTCCTCGACCACCTCTGGCACGAAGATGTGCTCGGCCACTGCGCCGACGAGCTCCCCAATGCCGTCATCCTTTGGCGGTCAACGAATGTCGAGAGCATCTCTTCGGTCAGCATCGATTTCGAGGCAGCCGCACATCAAGCAATCAGCCATCTGCTGCAGCAGAAATACGAGCGGATCATCATCGCGATCCCCTTCGAAGGAGACTCAGCGGTCGACCAAATGGCCGAAGCGGGCGCAAAAGCCGCCAGCGAACTAACCCAGTTCAAACCAGAAGACATCTGCATGGCCACCAACGACCGGGAGCGCCAGCAACTGGTCGAATCGATCCGCAATGCCCCTGAGAGAATCGGAATTTTCTGCATCGAAGACAGCGTCTGCAAACTCCTCTTGGATACCATCCGCCTGGCAGGCATTCGCTGCCCCGAGAAGGTCGGCATCATCTCCGGAATGGGAACCGAGATCGCCCATTGGGGCGGCCTCTCCACAGTCGAGATCCCCTTCGTCGAAATGGGAGCCGTCGCCGGCAAACTGATTGGCTCACGGACCAAAGGGAAGAAAGTGCTGCCGACAAAAGTGATTCGAAACCTCACGACCTAA
- a CDS encoding BNR-4 repeat-containing protein translates to MKTIDVSLLWRRWAAPLVLSAIVASPISVSAQSKPTIEVERVDEMSPYNIAAWWSPVAYDAKADQLYVSYLRPGSTKRKDDVIIAQRDSDGNWTMEDTGGKAVFDTGHTQTSLAVDGDGVVHFTYGMHFYPFRYGVALAPQTVEAGFNRKAPGLMLGKGPKFTYPNMATAANGDLYLIIREGLEGRLYHYRLDGKQWEDLGSFAAEKGSTVYPDQIFPDPNGDLHIIWEWAEGGPQATRHMGSYARYEPNTGKYFRADGSEYTELPITREAADLYQPLEGEEVYKRGVHGIQSAKMALDENGMPLIAYAYSTNQKHHGYEHRLAKWDGSQWVRETVASGPFSNEKPWISYFDGQIHYYTFPGVGNGGDSELALLMSSDAGASWSVPIVIIDDLKIARPVGTSFEGTDFLYLPTAHSDELYLGMVQFD, encoded by the coding sequence ATGAAAACGATTGATGTTTCTCTTCTCTGGCGCCGTTGGGCGGCTCCTCTTGTTCTCTCGGCGATTGTGGCCTCGCCGATATCGGTGTCCGCTCAGTCGAAACCCACGATTGAGGTGGAGCGGGTCGATGAGATGAGCCCTTACAATATTGCTGCCTGGTGGTCTCCGGTCGCTTACGACGCCAAGGCGGATCAGTTGTATGTTTCTTATCTGCGCCCAGGCTCTACGAAGAGGAAGGACGATGTCATTATTGCCCAGCGCGACTCGGACGGAAACTGGACGATGGAGGATACGGGCGGGAAGGCGGTTTTTGATACCGGCCACACGCAGACCTCCCTGGCTGTGGACGGTGATGGAGTGGTGCATTTTACCTACGGCATGCATTTTTATCCATTCCGCTACGGAGTGGCCTTGGCTCCGCAGACCGTAGAGGCCGGTTTTAATCGGAAGGCACCGGGATTGATGCTGGGGAAGGGGCCGAAGTTCACCTATCCCAATATGGCCACGGCCGCCAACGGGGATTTGTATTTGATCATTCGGGAGGGGCTGGAAGGGCGGCTCTACCACTACCGTCTCGACGGAAAGCAATGGGAGGATCTCGGCTCCTTTGCCGCAGAGAAGGGGAGCACGGTCTATCCCGATCAGATCTTTCCGGATCCAAACGGCGACTTGCACATTATTTGGGAGTGGGCCGAGGGCGGTCCGCAAGCTACGCGGCACATGGGGTCTTACGCTCGCTATGAGCCGAATACGGGGAAGTACTTTCGGGCGGATGGATCTGAGTACACAGAATTGCCGATCACTCGCGAGGCTGCTGATCTGTATCAACCTTTGGAAGGCGAAGAAGTTTATAAGCGGGGAGTCCACGGTATCCAGTCTGCCAAGATGGCTTTGGATGAGAATGGAATGCCTCTGATTGCTTATGCCTATTCGACGAATCAGAAGCACCATGGATACGAGCACCGTCTCGCTAAGTGGGATGGTTCGCAATGGGTTCGCGAGACGGTGGCGTCCGGGCCGTTTTCGAATGAAAAACCTTGGATTAGCTACTTTGACGGGCAGATCCACTACTACACTTTTCCTGGTGTCGGTAATGGAGGTGATAGTGAACTGGCTCTGTTGATGTCGTCTGATGCGGGTGCATCCTGGTCGGTGCCGATTGTTATCATCGACGATCTGAAGATCGCCAGGCCGGTTGGAACCTCGTTTGAAGGAACGGATTTTCTCTACCTGCCCACTGCTCACTCCGACGAACTTTACCTCGGAATGGTTCAGTTCGATTGA
- a CDS encoding type II secretion system protein has translation MKGFEGKNYRAFTLIELLVVLMILGVLAAIIIPAVGKVRETAKRSACASNLRQCGASLLTYAADNNGTLANGHPDGYPDKLNRSFITMMKERGYIDDFSVWSCPAVGGVPLDDEANTLEELRGSYAYFGNLYGPSRVLQLTSNSLIMQDLIYSYAGEWRVNHSNGGELREDAITGNPSFSTYFGGVPEGFNSLFADNSVMWTDWEDPEGSDKVVWLNMGAGSSKIPGPVRAQPKEDAI, from the coding sequence ATGAAGGGTTTTGAAGGAAAGAACTACCGAGCGTTCACTTTGATTGAGCTCTTGGTCGTGCTCATGATTTTGGGAGTTTTGGCGGCGATCATTATACCGGCCGTTGGAAAGGTGAGGGAGACGGCCAAACGATCGGCCTGCGCGAGCAATCTCCGCCAATGCGGGGCGTCTCTTCTCACCTATGCGGCGGACAACAATGGGACGCTGGCCAATGGCCATCCCGACGGTTATCCGGATAAGCTCAATCGGTCTTTTATTACGATGATGAAGGAACGGGGCTACATCGATGACTTCAGTGTTTGGTCTTGCCCCGCAGTGGGTGGGGTGCCCTTGGATGACGAAGCGAATACTCTTGAAGAGCTTCGCGGGTCGTATGCCTATTTTGGCAATCTCTACGGTCCTTCGCGGGTGCTGCAGCTAACTTCCAACTCTTTGATTATGCAGGACTTGATCTACTCCTATGCGGGAGAATGGAGAGTAAACCACAGCAACGGGGGAGAGTTGAGGGAAGATGCTATCACAGGGAATCCATCATTCTCGACTTATTTTGGAGGAGTGCCAGAAGGCTTTAATTCGTTGTTCGCGGATAACAGTGTGATGTGGACGGATTGGGAGGATCCGGAGGGCTCAGACAAGGTGGTTTGGTTGAACATGGGGGCGGGAAGCTCGAAAATCCCCGGTCCAGTTCGGGCTCAACCTAAGGAAGATGCGATCTGA